A genome region from Pseudoalteromonas tetraodonis includes the following:
- a CDS encoding GGDEF domain-containing protein, translated as MDNTVSLAHSAQCLKKAIPLMVKYKMPVTPINYAIWYCYVQGDNPQLNTELDKVISLHNTCSAQTAQEIFNKHINDEELAFFQQMSERFHGTVEQMQFDLSDSIQYSKSFTTSLVDSQNELKTLSSINSFNEILSCVERLTDESIAMQDYARGFQTKLAQAYNEIKDLKEALSVTQEAVDKDSLTGLFNRGKFDTDIVEFCLNASSQNEHGKLAVLIMFDIDHFKRFNDDFGHQKGDEVLKLVAQKVQNSVQEQYRAYRFGGEEFCITGYFESINDAMAFCNQLRLSIAKLTIRKKEDSNNKRNISASFGIALMEPFSKSCLLVEKADRALYLAKTHGRNRVEIAADM; from the coding sequence ATGGATAATACGGTTTCACTTGCTCATTCTGCCCAGTGTTTAAAAAAAGCCATTCCGTTGATGGTTAAATACAAAATGCCTGTAACGCCAATAAATTATGCTATTTGGTACTGTTATGTACAGGGCGACAACCCACAACTAAACACAGAGCTTGATAAAGTCATCTCTTTGCACAATACGTGTTCAGCTCAAACCGCCCAAGAAATTTTTAATAAGCATATTAATGACGAAGAGCTTGCATTTTTTCAACAAATGTCTGAAAGGTTTCATGGCACCGTAGAGCAAATGCAGTTTGATCTTAGTGACTCCATTCAATATTCGAAAAGCTTTACTACCTCGTTAGTTGATTCACAAAATGAATTAAAAACGCTCTCTAGTATTAACTCATTTAATGAGATCCTTTCTTGCGTTGAGCGCCTAACTGACGAATCAATTGCGATGCAAGATTACGCCCGTGGATTCCAAACCAAATTAGCGCAAGCGTACAACGAAATTAAAGATTTAAAAGAAGCGCTTAGCGTGACCCAAGAAGCGGTTGATAAAGATTCCTTAACCGGATTATTTAATCGCGGTAAGTTTGATACAGACATTGTTGAGTTTTGTTTGAACGCCTCTTCACAAAATGAACACGGTAAATTAGCGGTGTTGATTATGTTCGATATTGATCATTTTAAACGTTTTAATGACGATTTTGGCCATCAAAAAGGCGATGAGGTACTCAAGCTAGTCGCTCAAAAAGTGCAAAATAGTGTACAAGAGCAATACAGAGCTTATCGTTTTGGTGGTGAAGAATTTTGTATTACGGGTTACTTTGAAAGCATTAATGATGCGATGGCATTTTGTAATCAGCTTCGTTTGAGCATTGCCAAATTGACGATTCGTAAAAAAGAAGACAGTAATAATAAACGTAATATTTCAGCCAGTTTCGGCATTGCTTTAATGGAGCCTTTTAGTAAAAGCTGTTTATTAGTTGAAAAGGCAGATAGAGCACTTTATTTAGCTAAAACCCATGGTCGTAATCGGGTCGAAATAGCGGCCGATATGTAA
- a CDS encoding MipA/OmpV family protein: MRFHLRINTCLLLVLLSTNAIAQKQQHISTDELNLSVSVGAGVITNPLYGADNIPLVVIPQVAYYGQNWFFDNGRLGYSFLQSKQHNVSFVSEINPESRFFIDWHPQNIFPFKTTAENEILESLHTDSPRQVNINNIQKRRVALDAGISYFFVKQQQVFSVQLLHDVNSVYNGYRGSLQWQYHHEFKQLTLKSTLGVNYKSAQLNNYFYGLNSAESIYGEIEVGSSWQPYAKIDARWPVDGVNALRFHLAYYDYSAMDSSPLFEHDYSMTAFIGFEHTF, translated from the coding sequence ATGCGGTTCCATCTGAGAATAAACACATGCCTGTTATTAGTGCTATTAAGCACTAATGCTATTGCTCAGAAGCAGCAACATATATCCACTGATGAGCTTAATCTTAGTGTGAGTGTTGGTGCTGGGGTGATCACAAATCCTCTGTATGGTGCAGATAACATCCCCTTAGTTGTTATTCCGCAAGTGGCTTATTATGGTCAAAATTGGTTTTTTGATAATGGCCGTCTTGGTTATTCTTTTTTACAAAGCAAACAACATAACGTTAGTTTTGTGTCAGAAATTAACCCTGAGTCACGCTTTTTTATTGATTGGCATCCACAAAATATTTTCCCCTTTAAAACAACCGCTGAGAACGAGATATTAGAATCGCTACACACTGACTCACCTCGTCAAGTAAATATAAATAATATACAAAAAAGACGAGTCGCACTTGATGCCGGTATCAGCTATTTTTTTGTAAAGCAGCAGCAAGTATTTTCTGTGCAATTATTGCATGATGTAAACAGTGTTTATAATGGCTACAGGGGATCGTTGCAATGGCAATATCACCATGAGTTTAAGCAATTAACGTTAAAGTCGACGTTAGGCGTTAATTACAAATCAGCCCAACTAAATAACTATTTTTATGGTTTAAATAGCGCTGAATCTATTTACGGTGAAATAGAAGTTGGTAGTAGTTGGCAACCTTATGCTAAAATCGACGCCCGTTGGCCTGTAGATGGAGTCAACGCGCTTCGTTTTCATTTAGCCTATTATGATTATTCAGCAATGGATAGCAGCCCGCTTTTTGAACATGACTATTCAATGACCGCCTTTATAGGATTCGAACATACATTTTAA
- a CDS encoding DUF3019 domain-containing protein: protein MLVVLTASFFSNASVAKASSLNVSPKVCVVSEQQEFCDLELKFKWQLSAASDVCLYQQDTQLQCWQGVKKGQLSYKARVQVETIYSLINPHTGVSLASVQIEVQTAYAKKKHRLRSPWSFF, encoded by the coding sequence ATGTTGGTTGTGCTTACAGCTTCATTTTTTAGCAACGCTAGCGTTGCAAAAGCCTCTTCACTTAACGTATCACCCAAAGTCTGTGTGGTTTCCGAACAACAAGAATTTTGTGATCTTGAGTTAAAATTTAAGTGGCAACTGTCAGCCGCTAGCGATGTATGTTTATACCAACAAGATACACAATTACAATGCTGGCAAGGTGTCAAAAAAGGCCAACTTAGTTATAAAGCGCGTGTTCAGGTGGAGACCATATACTCCCTGATTAATCCCCATACAGGTGTATCGTTAGCGAGTGTGCAAATAGAAGTGCAAACCGCATACGCTAAGAAAAAACATCGGCTACGCTCACCTTGGAGCTTTTTTTAA
- the ilvY gene encoding HTH-type transcriptional activator IlvY: MDHKHLNYFLALAKTLHFSRASELCHVSAPTLSRNIKQLEDEVGVMLFQRDNRSVKLTREGVAFKEYASATLNNWQRFKANLNEPQQHIYGNVSLYCSVTASYSFLHHILEQLRAQHQHIEITLNTGDPALAINRVLDGHESMAIAARPSKLPAQIAFVDIGYSPLVLIAPTIQCPITEKLATSSETIDWSELEFIVAEQGFSRQRLEQWWRKNNVQGKIYAQVAGHEAMVSMVSLGLGVAMIPKIVLDNSPLNDKVQVLEYKGEPPQGFKIGLAVLHKELNDPAISALWNIAQNMGENII, from the coding sequence ATGGATCATAAGCATTTAAATTACTTTTTGGCGTTGGCAAAAACGCTTCATTTCTCTCGTGCCAGTGAGTTATGTCATGTAAGTGCGCCCACTTTAAGTCGTAATATTAAGCAGTTAGAAGATGAAGTAGGGGTGATGTTATTCCAGCGAGATAATCGCAGTGTAAAGCTTACCCGCGAAGGCGTTGCATTTAAGGAGTATGCCAGTGCTACGCTTAATAATTGGCAGCGCTTTAAGGCTAATTTAAACGAACCGCAACAACATATTTATGGCAATGTGAGCCTTTATTGCTCCGTTACCGCGTCTTACAGTTTTTTGCATCATATTTTAGAGCAACTGAGAGCTCAGCATCAGCATATTGAAATTACCTTAAATACGGGCGATCCCGCCTTGGCTATTAACCGAGTGTTAGATGGACATGAATCTATGGCCATTGCAGCCAGACCCAGTAAATTACCTGCACAAATTGCATTTGTAGATATTGGCTACTCGCCATTGGTATTAATTGCGCCCACTATTCAATGTCCGATCACAGAAAAATTAGCCACTAGTAGCGAAACTATTGATTGGTCTGAGCTTGAATTTATTGTTGCTGAACAAGGATTTTCAAGACAAAGGTTGGAGCAGTGGTGGCGAAAAAATAATGTGCAAGGAAAAATTTACGCGCAAGTGGCAGGGCATGAAGCTATGGTATCTATGGTGAGTTTAGGGTTAGGCGTGGCCATGATCCCAAAAATTGTACTCGATAATAGTCCGCTAAACGATAAGGTTCAGGTTTTAGAGTATAAAGGCGAGCCACCACAGGGGTTTAAAATTGGTTTGGCTGTATTACATAAAGAACTAAACGACCCTGCTATTAGTGCGCTTTGGAATATTGCACAAAATATGGGGGAAAACATAATATAG
- a CDS encoding response regulator yields MPKILLVEDDLGLQQLTKDYLEHNGLEVDVLERGDEVFPYLSENHVDLIILDVMLPGKDGFSVCRQVRDKYTLPILMLTAKGEDFDQVIGLELGADDYVIKPAEPRVLLARISALLRRGQPSVKAIEELQFGDLSIDKTSRIVKLSGVEIVLTSHEFELLWLLASNAGEVLSREHVHQHMIGREYDGLDRTVDVRVSRIRKKLGDNSDKPYRIKTVWGQGYLFVSDAWDM; encoded by the coding sequence ATGCCAAAGATATTACTTGTTGAAGATGATTTAGGGTTGCAACAATTAACCAAAGACTATCTTGAGCATAATGGCTTAGAAGTTGACGTTTTAGAACGCGGTGACGAAGTGTTCCCTTATCTTAGTGAAAACCACGTCGACTTGATCATTTTAGATGTAATGTTGCCAGGAAAAGATGGCTTTAGCGTATGTCGACAAGTACGTGACAAATACACTCTCCCTATCTTAATGCTAACAGCAAAGGGTGAAGACTTCGATCAAGTCATAGGCTTAGAACTCGGGGCTGACGACTACGTTATAAAACCGGCAGAGCCGCGTGTACTTCTTGCTCGAATTAGTGCATTGCTTCGCCGTGGACAGCCAAGTGTTAAAGCGATTGAAGAACTTCAATTTGGTGACTTATCAATAGATAAAACCAGCCGCATTGTAAAGCTAAGCGGTGTTGAAATTGTCCTGACTTCTCATGAATTTGAATTGCTGTGGTTATTGGCTTCAAATGCTGGTGAAGTGCTCAGTCGAGAGCATGTCCATCAACATATGATAGGGCGTGAGTACGACGGGTTAGACCGCACGGTGGATGTTCGTGTATCACGCATTCGTAAAAAGCTCGGTGATAACAGTGATAAACCCTATCGAATTAAAACGGTATGGGGGCAAGGCTATCTATTTGTATCAGATGCGTGGGATATGTAA